A stretch of the Clavibacter sp. B3I6 genome encodes the following:
- a CDS encoding DUF1697 domain-containing protein, with amino-acid sequence MERSVVLLRGINVGRAKQVPMAALTAALEGLGYRGVRTHLRSGNAVVDHDRPSGRGAAVAIEDAVRLATGVTADVQLVAADDFRRIAAGIPFGPVADDPSRLLVSFLDRPLDPVPAPPPAAEIAPDLVAVGDGAVYSWHPDGVSASRVPPAFWRGLGASVTARNARTVAALVALLDV; translated from the coding sequence GTGGAGCGGTCGGTCGTGCTGCTGCGGGGGATCAACGTCGGTCGCGCGAAGCAGGTCCCCATGGCCGCCCTCACGGCGGCGCTCGAGGGGCTCGGCTACCGCGGCGTCCGCACCCACCTGCGGAGCGGCAACGCCGTCGTCGACCACGACCGCCCGAGCGGACGCGGGGCCGCGGTGGCGATCGAGGACGCCGTGCGGCTCGCCACGGGCGTCACGGCCGACGTCCAGCTCGTGGCGGCGGACGACTTCCGCCGGATCGCGGCCGGCATCCCGTTCGGCCCGGTCGCGGACGACCCCTCGCGCCTGCTCGTGTCCTTCCTCGACCGCCCGCTGGATCCGGTGCCCGCCCCGCCGCCCGCCGCGGAGATCGCCCCGGACCTCGTCGCGGTGGGGGACGGCGCCGTGTACTCGTGGCACCCGGACGGCGTCTCCGCCTCGCGCGTGCCGCCGGCCTTCTGGCGGGGGCTCGGCGCATCCGTGACGGCGCGGAACGCCCGCACGGTGGCCGCCCTCGTCGCCCTGCTCGACGTGTGA
- a CDS encoding GNAT family N-acetyltransferase produces MTPATRDLVPADLDWMVPLNNAAVPAVPPMDAASLGAVLAHADLAIAVVDADAPDAAPLGMLLAMQPGGAYDSANYRWFEERGADGLYVDRIVVADGHRGLRLGQVLYARVFAEARRTGRAAVTCEVNTLPPNPGSLAFHVRLGFARVGELVDDDGLHAVAMMSAPAVASVSDPSVG; encoded by the coding sequence GTGACCCCCGCCACCCGCGACCTCGTGCCCGCCGACCTCGACTGGATGGTGCCGCTCAACAACGCCGCCGTGCCCGCGGTCCCGCCCATGGACGCCGCGTCGCTCGGCGCGGTGCTCGCGCACGCCGACCTCGCGATCGCCGTGGTCGACGCCGACGCGCCGGACGCCGCGCCCCTCGGCATGCTCCTCGCGATGCAGCCGGGCGGCGCGTACGACAGCGCCAACTACCGCTGGTTCGAGGAGCGCGGCGCCGACGGCCTGTACGTCGACCGCATCGTCGTCGCGGACGGGCACCGCGGGCTCCGGCTCGGCCAGGTGCTCTACGCCCGCGTGTTCGCGGAGGCCCGCCGCACCGGCCGCGCCGCCGTCACGTGCGAGGTCAACACGCTGCCGCCCAACCCGGGGTCGCTCGCCTTCCACGTGAGGCTCGGCTTCGCCCGGGTCGGGGAGCTGGTCGACGACGACGGCCTGCACGCGGTCGCGATGATGTCGGCCCCCGCGGTCGCGTCCGTGTCCGACCCGTCCGTCGGCTGA
- a CDS encoding NAD(P)/FAD-dependent oxidoreductase: protein MGDIDAIVVGSGPNGLAAAVTMARAGLRVEVHERADTIGGGSRTAEVTLPGFHHDVCSAVHPMALASGFFRAFQLDRRIDLAVPEISYAHPLDGGRSGIAYRDIERTADALGVDGRAWRSLMGPLAASADRVAQFTNGPLLQVPRHPPTAVRLGLRALEQGSPLWNARFRGDVAPAMFTGVAAHAIQTMPSVSTAAAALSLGAYAHARGWPVPVGGSQAIVDAMVDDLRAHGGEVVTGSEVRTLRELPRARAVLLDTSARALARIAEDRLPARYLRAIRRFRYGNAASKVDFALSGPVPWTDPELHRAGTLHVGGTRAEIQRAEHDVAAGRHSDDPYVLVAQPSLADPGRAPEGKHVLWAYTHVPAGSTVDQTEAITRQIERFAPGFRDLILASSSMDAVGMEEHDPNYIGGDIAAGAASVWQLLARPVLSPDPWRTPAAGVYLASSSATPGPGVHGMAGYQAARSALRHEFGIERGPDLSL from the coding sequence ATGGGTGACATCGACGCGATCGTGGTCGGCTCCGGACCGAACGGGCTGGCCGCGGCCGTGACGATGGCGCGGGCCGGACTCCGCGTCGAGGTGCACGAGCGAGCGGACACGATCGGCGGCGGCAGCCGCACGGCCGAGGTCACGCTGCCCGGCTTCCACCACGACGTCTGCTCCGCCGTGCACCCGATGGCGCTCGCGTCCGGGTTCTTCCGGGCCTTCCAGCTCGACCGGCGGATCGACCTCGCCGTCCCCGAGATCTCCTACGCGCACCCGCTCGACGGGGGTCGCTCCGGCATCGCCTACCGGGACATCGAGCGCACGGCCGACGCGCTCGGCGTCGACGGCCGCGCCTGGCGGAGCCTCATGGGTCCGCTCGCGGCGTCCGCGGACCGCGTGGCCCAGTTCACGAACGGTCCCCTGCTCCAGGTGCCGCGCCACCCGCCGACGGCCGTCCGGCTGGGGCTCCGCGCGCTCGAGCAGGGATCGCCGCTGTGGAACGCGCGCTTCCGCGGCGACGTCGCGCCCGCCATGTTCACGGGCGTCGCGGCGCACGCGATCCAGACCATGCCGAGCGTCTCGACCGCCGCGGCCGCGCTGTCCCTCGGCGCCTACGCCCACGCGCGCGGCTGGCCGGTGCCGGTCGGCGGCAGCCAGGCCATCGTCGACGCGATGGTCGACGACCTCCGGGCGCACGGCGGCGAGGTCGTCACGGGTTCCGAGGTGCGGACGCTCCGCGAGCTGCCCCGCGCCCGCGCCGTCCTCCTCGACACGAGCGCCCGCGCCCTCGCCCGCATCGCCGAGGACCGCCTCCCCGCGCGCTACCTCCGCGCGATCCGCCGCTTCCGCTACGGGAACGCCGCCAGCAAGGTCGACTTCGCGCTGTCCGGCCCCGTGCCGTGGACGGATCCCGAGCTCCACCGCGCCGGCACGCTGCACGTCGGCGGCACGCGCGCCGAGATCCAGCGCGCCGAGCACGACGTGGCCGCGGGCCGCCACAGCGACGACCCGTACGTGCTGGTCGCGCAGCCGTCCCTCGCGGACCCCGGCCGCGCACCCGAGGGGAAGCACGTGCTGTGGGCCTACACGCACGTGCCCGCGGGATCCACGGTCGACCAGACCGAGGCGATCACCCGCCAGATCGAGCGATTCGCCCCCGGCTTCCGCGACCTGATCCTCGCCTCCTCGAGCATGGACGCCGTCGGCATGGAGGAGCACGACCCCAACTACATCGGCGGCGACATCGCGGCGGGCGCCGCGAGCGTGTGGCAGCTCCTCGCGCGGCCGGTGCTCTCGCCGGATCCGTGGCGGACGCCGGCCGCGGGCGTGTACCTCGCGTCGAGCTCGGCCACCCCCGGCCCCGGCGTGCACGGCATGGCCGGCTACCAGGCGGCCCGGAGCGCGCTGCGGCACGAGTTCGGGATCGAGCGCGGACCCGACCTGTCGCTGTAG
- a CDS encoding M20/M25/M40 family metallo-hydrolase, protein MLALVADEEFGSIGTEEALRALAADGTRVDGAVISEPSQSEAIVAHRGFGWYEIRLRGRAAHGSMPEQGVDAVAHAVLVLRELDALAERLAAGPLHPLLGSGAVRVSRIHGGSDAATVADSCVLTVERRFLPGESPAAVEAGLRAALDAVAARTPDMDAELVVLVARAAFEADVEGPLARAVLDSGARITGAPVAHRGEPFWTDAGLVQEAGIPCILLGVTGGGAHADEEWAEVASIRRLADVLEGAILDFCGRADGPVPGAPAA, encoded by the coding sequence GTGCTCGCCCTCGTCGCCGACGAGGAGTTCGGGAGCATCGGCACCGAGGAGGCGCTGCGCGCCCTGGCCGCCGACGGCACGCGCGTCGACGGCGCCGTGATCTCCGAGCCCAGCCAGTCGGAGGCGATCGTCGCCCACCGCGGGTTCGGCTGGTACGAGATCCGGCTGCGCGGGCGCGCGGCGCACGGGTCCATGCCGGAGCAGGGCGTGGACGCCGTCGCGCACGCGGTCCTGGTGCTCCGCGAGCTGGACGCGCTCGCCGAGCGCCTCGCCGCGGGGCCCCTCCACCCGCTCCTCGGGTCGGGCGCGGTGCGCGTGTCCCGGATCCACGGCGGGTCGGACGCGGCGACCGTGGCCGACTCCTGCGTGCTCACGGTCGAGCGGCGCTTCCTGCCGGGCGAGTCGCCCGCCGCCGTGGAGGCGGGCCTCCGCGCCGCGCTCGACGCCGTCGCGGCCCGCACCCCTGACATGGACGCCGAGCTCGTGGTCCTCGTGGCCCGGGCGGCCTTCGAGGCCGACGTCGAGGGTCCGCTGGCGCGCGCCGTGCTCGACAGCGGCGCGCGGATCACGGGCGCACCCGTCGCGCACCGCGGGGAGCCCTTCTGGACCGACGCCGGCCTCGTGCAGGAGGCCGGGATCCCGTGCATCCTCCTCGGCGTCACGGGCGGCGGGGCGCACGCGGACGAGGAGTGGGCCGAGGTCGCCTCCATCCGGCGGCTCGCCGACGTGCTCGAGGGCGCGATCCTCGACTTCTGCGGCCGCGCCGACGGTCCGGTGCCGGGAGCGCCCGCCGCGTAG
- a CDS encoding SDR family oxidoreductase, whose protein sequence is MTRGIAVVTGGTAGLGRATVRELADRGWDVAVLARGEDGLAGAVADIEARGRRGLGIPTDVADRLAVEAAADRVEDELGPIDLWVNDAMVGVFGEFLTTDPADFERATAVNYFGFVNGTRAALSRMVPRDRGHVIQVGSALAHRGIPLQAAYCAAKHAVQGFTESVTTELIHNGSKVVISTVDMPALNTIQFNWVKSQLPHHPQPVPPIFEPEVGAQAIAAVADKPKRRNWVGEPTVKTVLGNRFVANWLDGYLAKVGYSGQQAADKTQPMLPTNLYTPTPGDHGARGIFSDRARTMSPQIWIVRNRAKTVAIGAGALLSGVVAGAAALRRR, encoded by the coding sequence ATGACCCGAGGCATCGCCGTCGTCACCGGAGGAACCGCAGGACTCGGACGGGCCACCGTCCGGGAGCTCGCCGACCGGGGCTGGGACGTGGCCGTGCTGGCCCGCGGCGAGGACGGGCTCGCCGGTGCCGTCGCGGACATCGAGGCCCGCGGCCGCCGCGGACTCGGCATCCCCACCGACGTCGCCGACCGCCTCGCCGTCGAGGCCGCGGCCGACCGCGTCGAGGACGAGCTCGGCCCCATCGACCTCTGGGTCAACGACGCCATGGTCGGCGTCTTCGGCGAGTTCCTCACGACCGACCCGGCCGACTTCGAGCGCGCCACGGCCGTCAACTACTTCGGCTTCGTCAACGGCACGCGCGCCGCGCTGTCCCGCATGGTGCCGCGCGACCGCGGGCACGTGATCCAGGTGGGCTCCGCGCTCGCCCACCGCGGGATCCCGCTGCAGGCCGCCTACTGCGCCGCCAAGCACGCCGTGCAGGGCTTCACCGAGTCGGTGACGACCGAGCTGATCCACAACGGGAGCAAGGTCGTCATCTCCACCGTCGACATGCCCGCGCTCAACACCATCCAGTTCAACTGGGTCAAGTCGCAGCTGCCGCACCACCCGCAGCCCGTGCCCCCGATCTTCGAGCCCGAGGTGGGCGCGCAGGCCATCGCCGCGGTCGCCGACAAGCCGAAGCGCCGCAACTGGGTGGGTGAGCCGACGGTCAAGACCGTCCTCGGCAACCGGTTCGTCGCGAACTGGCTCGACGGCTACCTCGCGAAGGTCGGCTACTCGGGTCAGCAGGCGGCCGACAAGACCCAGCCCATGCTGCCGACGAACCTCTACACGCCCACCCCGGGCGACCACGGCGCGCGCGGGATCTTCAGCGACCGGGCCCGCACGATGAGCCCGCAGATCTGGATCGTCCGCAACCGGGCGAAGACCGTCGCCATCGGCGCGGGCGCGCTGCTCTCGGGCGTCGTCGCCGGTGCCGCCGCGCTCCGACGCCGATAG
- a CDS encoding molybdopterin-dependent oxidoreductase — protein sequence MPNLPASRWSIAVDGLVERPTAWDWDEAHALPRSEYAGDIHCVTTWTRLDTRFAGVSVDTLLDAAGPLPEARFVLATSHSGYTTNLPLDDVRGGRAWIAFEADGRPLAADHGGPARLLVPHLYFWKSAKWIARLTLLDHDQQGFWERNGYHDRGDPWREQRYQGDR from the coding sequence GTGCCGAACCTCCCCGCGTCGCGCTGGTCGATCGCGGTCGACGGCCTCGTGGAGCGCCCCACCGCGTGGGACTGGGACGAGGCGCACGCGCTGCCCCGGTCCGAGTACGCGGGCGACATCCACTGCGTCACCACCTGGACCCGGCTCGACACGCGCTTCGCCGGCGTCAGCGTCGACACCCTCCTCGACGCGGCCGGACCGCTGCCCGAGGCGCGCTTCGTGCTCGCGACCTCGCACTCGGGCTACACCACGAACCTCCCGCTCGACGACGTCCGCGGCGGCCGCGCCTGGATCGCGTTCGAGGCCGACGGGCGGCCCCTCGCCGCGGACCACGGCGGTCCCGCCCGCCTCCTCGTGCCGCACCTCTACTTCTGGAAGAGCGCGAAGTGGATCGCCCGCCTCACGCTCCTCGACCACGACCAGCAGGGCTTCTGGGAGCGCAACGGCTACCACGACCGCGGCGACCCCTGGCGCGAGCAGCGCTACCAGGGCGACCGCTGA
- a CDS encoding SRPBCC family protein, whose amino-acid sequence MSVTRRRMKCSPSDVAEVISDGWLFPAWVVGASRMRAVDDAWPAVGAKLHHSFGSWPVLLDDATTMLEWDAPRRMVMQPKGWPIGEARVTLEVRTLPDGCEVRMTEEAVRGPGRLVPAPLMDLMLHARNVETLRRLAFLAEGRHAGRA is encoded by the coding sequence ATGTCCGTCACCCGCCGCCGCATGAAGTGCTCCCCCTCCGACGTCGCCGAGGTCATCTCGGACGGCTGGCTGTTCCCCGCGTGGGTCGTCGGCGCGTCCCGGATGCGCGCGGTCGACGACGCCTGGCCCGCGGTCGGCGCGAAGCTCCACCACTCCTTCGGCTCCTGGCCCGTCCTCCTCGATGACGCCACCACCATGCTCGAGTGGGACGCCCCGCGCCGCATGGTGATGCAGCCGAAGGGCTGGCCGATCGGCGAGGCGCGCGTCACGCTCGAGGTGCGGACCCTCCCGGACGGCTGCGAGGTGCGCATGACCGAGGAGGCCGTGCGCGGACCCGGCCGCCTCGTGCCGGCCCCGCTCATGGACCTGATGCTGCACGCCCGCAACGTCGAGACGCTGCGCCGCCTCGCGTTCCTCGCCGAGGGTCGGCACGCCGGCCGCGCCTGA
- a CDS encoding FAD-binding oxidoreductase — protein MPVPVPAVPASVGGEWRTATIAALEHPTPMTVLVRFDVPDRIPHLPGQHCVVRLRAEDGYTAQRSYSILSAPHEPGVELLIERYEDGEVSGFFADIAEVGDEIEMRLPIGGFFVWDGATPAVALGGGTGAVPLVSMVRHARHLGVPHLVRAAVSARTAADVPCRAELETAGALVATTRERHGARGFGRLRVEEVAGLAAGAGVAFVCGSTAFAGGATRLLLDAGVDRDAIRIEQFGPSGD, from the coding sequence GTGCCCGTGCCCGTGCCCGCGGTCCCCGCCTCGGTCGGGGGCGAGTGGCGGACGGCGACCATCGCGGCGCTCGAGCACCCGACGCCCATGACGGTCCTGGTGCGCTTCGACGTGCCCGACCGGATCCCGCACCTGCCCGGACAGCACTGCGTCGTCCGGCTGCGCGCGGAGGACGGCTACACGGCCCAGCGCTCGTACTCGATCCTCTCCGCGCCGCACGAGCCGGGCGTCGAGCTGCTGATCGAGCGCTACGAGGACGGCGAGGTCAGCGGGTTCTTCGCGGACATCGCGGAGGTGGGCGACGAGATCGAGATGCGGCTGCCCATCGGGGGCTTCTTCGTCTGGGACGGCGCGACCCCCGCCGTCGCGCTCGGCGGGGGGACCGGCGCGGTGCCGCTCGTGTCCATGGTCCGGCACGCCCGGCACCTCGGCGTCCCGCACCTCGTCCGGGCGGCCGTCTCGGCGCGCACGGCGGCCGACGTCCCGTGCCGCGCGGAGCTCGAGACCGCGGGGGCGCTCGTGGCGACGACGCGCGAGCGGCACGGCGCGCGCGGCTTCGGGCGGCTCCGGGTCGAGGAGGTGGCGGGACTGGCCGCGGGCGCCGGCGTCGCGTTCGTCTGCGGATCCACCGCCTTCGCGGGCGGGGCCACGCGCCTCCTCCTCGACGCGGGGGTCGACCGCGACGCGATCCGCATCGAGCAGTTCGGCCCGTCCGGGGACTGA
- a CDS encoding oxidoreductase encodes MVLTSRDPERGEDAAGAIRDRHPGVHVEVGSLDLADLASVRAFADREVARGPIDILVDNAGVMAPPDRRETRDGFEIQLGTNHLGHFALTGLLLPALRAAEAPRVVVVSSLAHWMGRIAFGDLQSERRYSPWAAYGQAKLANLLFMRRLQSLSDERGWGLTAAAAHPGVTSTNLAKNGPGSGPRGVASDLAARFGPAAMGQDVRVGALPQIQAATGLGVHPGDYYGPAGPGGMSGMPHLAASSPWSRDPELARRLWDASEQLTGVVYPA; translated from the coding sequence GTGGTCCTCACGTCGCGCGACCCGGAGCGCGGCGAGGACGCGGCCGGCGCCATCCGCGACCGCCACCCCGGGGTGCACGTGGAGGTCGGATCCCTCGACCTCGCCGACCTCGCCTCCGTGCGCGCCTTCGCCGACCGGGAGGTCGCGCGCGGGCCGATCGACATCCTGGTCGACAACGCGGGCGTCATGGCGCCGCCGGACCGACGCGAGACGCGCGACGGCTTCGAGATCCAGCTCGGCACGAACCACCTCGGCCACTTCGCGCTGACCGGCCTGCTCCTGCCGGCGCTGCGCGCGGCCGAGGCGCCCCGCGTCGTCGTCGTCTCGAGCCTCGCGCACTGGATGGGCCGCATCGCGTTCGGCGACCTGCAGTCCGAGCGTCGCTACAGCCCCTGGGCGGCCTACGGGCAGGCGAAGCTCGCGAACCTCCTCTTCATGCGCCGCCTGCAGTCGCTCTCCGACGAGCGGGGCTGGGGACTCACGGCCGCGGCCGCGCACCCCGGCGTCACCTCCACGAACCTCGCGAAGAACGGACCCGGATCGGGTCCCCGGGGCGTCGCCAGCGACCTGGCCGCCAGGTTCGGCCCGGCGGCCATGGGCCAGGACGTGCGCGTGGGCGCCCTCCCGCAGATCCAGGCCGCGACCGGCCTCGGCGTGCACCCGGGCGACTACTACGGCCCCGCGGGCCCCGGCGGCATGAGCGGCATGCCGCACCTCGCGGCGTCGAGCCCGTGGTCGAGGGACCCGGAGCTCGCCCGCCGCCTCTGGGACGCGTCCGAGCAGCTGACCGGGGTCGTCTACCCCGCCTAG
- a CDS encoding metallophosphoesterase, translated as MTASLVLLSDTHLPKRARDLPQALWRAIDAADVVVHAGDWVDEPALDALEARSARLLACWGNNDPAGLRARLPETARATIEGIRFAVTHETGASTGRERRMDGAFPATDVLVFGHSHIPWDTVTPEGLRLLNPGSPTDRRRQPDFTWMTATADAGRLDVELHRSATRD; from the coding sequence GTGACCGCATCGCTCGTGCTCCTCAGCGACACCCACCTCCCGAAGCGGGCCCGGGACCTGCCGCAGGCGCTCTGGCGCGCGATCGACGCGGCCGACGTCGTGGTGCACGCGGGCGACTGGGTCGACGAGCCCGCCCTCGATGCGCTCGAGGCCCGCTCCGCCCGGCTCCTCGCGTGCTGGGGCAACAACGATCCGGCGGGGCTGCGGGCGCGGCTGCCGGAGACGGCGCGCGCGACGATCGAGGGGATCCGGTTCGCCGTCACGCACGAGACGGGTGCGTCGACGGGCCGCGAGCGGCGGATGGACGGGGCGTTCCCCGCGACCGACGTGCTGGTCTTCGGGCACAGCCACATCCCCTGGGACACCGTGACGCCCGAGGGCCTGCGGCTCCTCAACCCCGGCTCCCCCACCGACCGGCGCCGCCAGCCCGACTTCACCTGGATGACCGCGACGGCCGACGCGGGGCGGCTCGACGTGGAGCTGCACCGCTCGGCCACGCGCGACTAG
- a CDS encoding oxygenase MpaB family protein → MHVSRFADRWKSHILETFSADAEGRPQWIQDLEKGEDEGWFGPGSAVWAVHGGMPSLVAGIRALLMQTLHPGAMAGVHDWSRYREDPLGRLAGTVRWVVTTSFGDRDTAVDVSRRVRGYHRKVQGTFVDGRGVERPYSANDPDLLSWVHIVFTDAFLSTHLQWGSPIPGGPDRYVAEWAKAGELMGVEAPPRSHAELHAQIDAFHDQGLLRADERTRETISFLREPPLRASMLPAYRVLFAGAVASLEPRYREMLGLDKASFGPFPLPALASTRVMLGVAGRVMGEQSTSHEAALKRIARLRGEPVTDATVDPRPRRDPGGAEHRARPAA, encoded by the coding sequence GTGCACGTGAGCAGATTCGCGGACCGCTGGAAGTCCCACATCCTGGAGACGTTCTCCGCGGATGCCGAGGGGCGGCCCCAGTGGATCCAGGACCTGGAGAAGGGCGAGGACGAGGGCTGGTTCGGTCCCGGCTCCGCGGTGTGGGCCGTGCACGGCGGCATGCCGTCGCTCGTCGCCGGGATCCGCGCCCTCCTCATGCAGACGCTGCACCCGGGCGCCATGGCCGGCGTCCACGACTGGTCCCGCTACCGCGAGGACCCGCTCGGCCGCCTCGCCGGCACGGTGCGCTGGGTCGTCACGACCTCGTTCGGCGACCGCGACACCGCCGTCGACGTGAGCCGACGCGTCCGCGGCTACCACCGCAAGGTGCAGGGCACGTTCGTCGACGGCCGCGGCGTCGAGCGCCCCTACAGCGCCAACGACCCCGACCTGCTGAGCTGGGTGCACATCGTGTTCACGGACGCCTTCCTCAGCACCCACCTGCAGTGGGGGTCGCCCATCCCCGGCGGGCCGGACCGCTACGTCGCCGAGTGGGCCAAGGCCGGCGAGCTGATGGGGGTCGAGGCGCCGCCGCGCTCGCACGCCGAGCTGCACGCCCAGATCGACGCCTTCCACGACCAAGGCCTCCTCCGGGCCGACGAGCGAACCCGCGAGACGATCTCCTTCCTCCGCGAGCCGCCGCTGCGGGCCTCGATGCTGCCGGCGTACCGCGTGCTCTTCGCGGGCGCCGTCGCCTCGCTCGAGCCGCGCTACCGCGAGATGCTCGGCCTCGACAAGGCGTCGTTCGGCCCGTTCCCGCTGCCGGCGCTCGCGTCGACGCGCGTCATGCTCGGCGTCGCCGGCCGCGTGATGGGCGAGCAGTCGACGAGCCACGAGGCGGCGCTCAAGCGCATCGCGCGGCTGCGGGGCGAGCCCGTGACGGACGCGACGGTCGACCCGCGCCCCCGTCGCGACCCCGGCGGCGCCGAGCACCGCGCGCGACCGGCCGCCTGA
- a CDS encoding long-chain-fatty-acid--CoA ligase — protein sequence MSIDADRPWVRSYADGVSADIPPVIGSLVDMVERSIQRHSRAVALEFFGRETTYREMGDQIARAAEGLRGLGVRKGDRVALVLPNCPQHIVAFYAVLRLGAIVVEHNPLYTPRELRHQFEDHGARVVIAWNTVVGTIQDMPRDVPVDTVVSVDLTAAMPLATRLKLRLPIPAARRARAAITAPVSGTVTWEELVSHRRIASSRPRPELDDTAILQYTSGTTATPKGAILTHRNLHANAMQGRAWVPGLADGGETVYGVLPMFHAYGLTLCLTFAMAIGARLVLFPKFDVDLVLAAARKHPPTFLPAVPPIYERLARGAKEKGVDLTGVRFSISGAMNLPVSTVQLWEDLTGGYLVEGYGLTETSPVALGNPIGPSRRPGTVGVPFPSTEVRVVDPEDPTVDRAAGEEGELLIRGPQVFQGYWRRPDETRAALLDGGWFRTGDIVRVDADGFTTIVDRMKELIITGGFNVSPSEVEDAVRDAPGVQSVAVVGLPSANGGEDVTAAVVLEPGATLDEAAIREYCRTHLAAYKVPRRVVQVDALPTSLIGKVLRRQVREDLQREG from the coding sequence ATGAGCATCGACGCCGACCGCCCCTGGGTACGCAGCTACGCGGACGGGGTGTCGGCCGACATCCCTCCCGTCATCGGATCCCTCGTCGACATGGTCGAGCGCTCCATCCAGCGGCACTCCCGGGCCGTCGCCCTCGAGTTCTTCGGCCGCGAGACGACCTACCGCGAGATGGGCGACCAGATCGCCCGCGCCGCCGAGGGCCTGCGCGGGCTGGGCGTGCGGAAGGGCGACCGCGTCGCGCTCGTCCTGCCGAACTGCCCGCAGCACATCGTAGCGTTCTACGCGGTGCTCCGGCTCGGCGCGATCGTCGTGGAGCACAACCCGCTCTACACGCCGCGCGAGCTCCGCCACCAGTTCGAGGACCACGGCGCGCGCGTCGTGATCGCGTGGAACACGGTCGTCGGCACCATCCAGGACATGCCGCGCGACGTGCCCGTCGACACCGTCGTCTCCGTCGATCTGACCGCCGCGATGCCGCTCGCGACCCGCCTGAAGCTGCGCCTGCCGATCCCCGCCGCGCGCCGCGCCCGCGCGGCCATCACGGCGCCCGTCTCCGGCACGGTCACCTGGGAGGAGCTCGTCTCCCACCGCCGCATCGCCTCCTCGCGCCCTCGTCCCGAGCTCGACGACACGGCGATCCTCCAGTACACGAGCGGCACGACCGCCACTCCCAAGGGCGCGATCCTCACCCACCGCAACCTGCACGCCAACGCCATGCAGGGCCGCGCGTGGGTGCCGGGCCTCGCGGACGGCGGCGAGACCGTCTACGGCGTCCTCCCCATGTTCCACGCCTACGGCCTCACGCTCTGCCTCACCTTCGCCATGGCCATCGGCGCGCGCCTCGTGCTCTTCCCCAAGTTCGACGTGGACCTCGTCCTCGCCGCCGCCCGGAAGCACCCGCCGACGTTCCTGCCCGCCGTCCCGCCCATCTACGAGCGGCTCGCGCGCGGCGCGAAGGAGAAGGGGGTCGACCTCACGGGCGTCCGGTTCTCCATCTCCGGCGCCATGAACCTGCCCGTCTCCACCGTCCAGCTGTGGGAGGACCTCACGGGCGGCTACCTCGTGGAGGGCTACGGCCTCACCGAGACCTCGCCGGTCGCGCTCGGCAACCCCATCGGCCCGTCGCGCCGACCGGGCACGGTCGGCGTCCCGTTCCCGAGCACCGAGGTGCGCGTGGTGGACCCCGAGGACCCGACGGTCGACCGGGCCGCCGGCGAGGAGGGCGAGCTGCTCATCCGCGGGCCGCAGGTGTTCCAGGGCTACTGGCGCCGCCCCGACGAGACGCGCGCGGCGCTCCTCGACGGCGGCTGGTTCCGGACGGGCGACATCGTGCGCGTCGACGCCGACGGCTTCACCACCATCGTCGACCGGATGAAGGAGCTCATCATCACGGGCGGCTTCAACGTCTCCCCCAGCGAGGTGGAGGACGCGGTCCGTGACGCCCCCGGCGTCCAGTCCGTCGCGGTCGTCGGCCTGCCGTCCGCGAACGGCGGCGAGGACGTGACCGCCGCGGTCGTCCTGGAGCCCGGCGCGACGCTCGACGAGGCCGCCATCCGCGAGTACTGCCGCACCCATCTCGCCGCCTACAAGGTGCCGCGCCGCGTCGTGCAGGTGGACGCCCTGCCCACGTCGCTCATCGGCAAGGTCCTCCGCCGCCAGGTGCGCGAGGACCTCCAGCGCGAAGGCTGA